GGAAACAGGCGCTTTGTTTCGAGATCAAGAGCGGAGAACGTGTCGGTCTGGATGGAAAAAACGGTTCGGGAAAGACGACGTTATTAAAATTACTACTCGGACAATTGGAGCCGACGGAAGGCGTGTTGAGCCGGGTGGATTTTAAATATGTGTACGTGGACCAGGAGTATTCTTTGTTGCGGGACAATTTGACGGTCTATGAGCAGGCAGAATGTTTTAACGAGCAGAATATCCCGGAGCATGAGTTGAAGATGCGATTGAATCGTTTCTTGTTTCCCCGGGAGGTCTGGGATAAACCTTGTTGTAAATTAAGTGGAGGAGAGCGGATGCGTCTCGTGTTGTGCTGTCTGATGATCGGTAATAACACGCCTGACGTATTTGTGTTGGATGAACCTACGAATAATCTGGATATATTGAATATTGAAATTATAATTTCGACCATTAAGGATTATCGGGGAACAGTGATTGCTGTTTCGCATGACCGGAGTTTTATGAATGAAATTGGAGTGAGTAGGTATATAGAAGTATAAATTTCCAATTGTATCGGGGGGAATATTGACTAGGTTCTCGTATTTTGTTTTATTGTCATAAACCTCTTTTGAACTTTATCAATATTCGCCCCGATTATTCCTTTTTGTATTTTTCAAATGTCCTATTGATTGATCTCTTTCAGTAGCTCCCGGACGGCTTGTTCCAATTGTTGGTCTATTCCTTGCAGGAGTTTGTTTGGGTCATTTTCAACACGGGTGTCAGGTTCCAGTTGCTGGTGTTCTAGGTATTGGCCGTTGTTTGCCTTGATACCCATTTGTGGGATGCCGAACACCAACGTCGGGTCTTGCTGTGTTTCCCACCACACGAGTGTCATCGTGCCGGGGATGGGCATTCCGATGATTTTTCCTAGACCTAGAGTCCTGTACCCGTATGGAAATCCATGACCATCGCTATAATTCCCCTCGTTGACTAATAAGATAGAAGGTTTGCTCCATTTGTTGAACGGTTCTACACAAACGTGTTGTCCGCGGGGAGAGATGTCCATGTATTTTTTGCCGCTGAATAGCGTAAGCAGGTCTTCATGTAGCCAACCGCCCGTGTTAAAACGGGTGTCTACGATGATTGCCTCTTTATTCCGGTTCATCCCGAGCGCTTCGGAAAAGACTCTGCGGAAACTGGGGGTGTTCATGGCTTCGACATGCACGTAGCCGATGCGTCCGTTCGAGAGACTATCGACGATGGAACGGCGTTGTGCAATCCAACGGTTGTAACGTAAGGCATGGTCGGAGGCGATCGGTTTGACGAACACGTTCCATTCATTGCGGGTGGAAGGATCGTAAAGAGTTAGTAGGGTACGTTCCCCGACAGTTCGGTTTAACAGATGTTGCCAATCTTGTCCTTTTCGTATGGGTTTATTATTTATCCTTCGGATGATAACGCCCGGTTTTACCCCTTTTTGCGGGAGATCCAAAGGACCTTGGTGTAATATTTCGGTTATTTTCACGCCATCTTCTTGAAACTTCTCGTCAAAGAAAGCCCCCAGTTTTCCTGTGATATTGTTTTCTTGTCGGGTATATCGGGTTCCGGTGTGCGATACGTTCAGTTCTCCCAACATTTCGCTCAACATTTCACTGAAATCGTAATTATTATTGATATGAGGCAAGAAACGTTGGTAGGTGTCATGATAATATTGCCAATCCGTGTTGTTCATATTCGGGTCGTAGAGTTTATCTGCCATCTGTTTCCAGATGTGTTCGAATATGTAATGCCGTTCTTCTCCAGGGCGCCAGTTGAAGTCTGCATTATAAGTAACGGGTCTGTTTTGTCCGGAATTGAGATCCAGAACTTGGATGCGCCCTCGTGACAGAATGAATAGTTTATGACTTGCCTCGTGAGGAATAAGTTGCCCACCTCCGTTTTTGAGGCAGAGGCGAGTACTCTGTTCTTGTAGGTCTTGAACCCAAAGGTCATATCCTTCCTCCGATCGGGCCGAGTAGTACAGTTTTTTACCATCAGGAGTAAGATAGAAATCTCCTACTGATGATGCACTCCACGTCAGGCGAAGAAGGCGGTCGGATAGATGCTCCAGCTCGAAGGGTGCGTTTTTGTCTTTTAGGGTATCTTGTCCGTAAAATTCCCGTTCTTCCTTCGTTTTCTTCCAGTTATTCCATTCCGTGGAGTTTAGGAAAAGGATGTAAAGATCGCTATTTGTTCCCCAACTTCCGTGATTCCGGTACCCGTTATAATCCGAACGATAGATAATTGCGTTTCCTTTCATCACCCATTTGGGGGTATTGTCGTTGTATGCACTCCGGGTTAGATTGATCGGAGGTCGGGTTTCAGAGATGGGAAGTAAGGCCAAGTCGGAATTGTTCCACCCCCCGTTTTCAAAAAAACTGGCAAGAATGTGTTTGCTATCGGGGGCCCAGCAATAATATTGGTCTCCGTCAACGTAAGAATAGTTGTACTTCCCGTCGAGTATGGTAATGGATTTGTTTGTCTGCAAGTTCAGTACTTTCAGTGTGGTACGGTTCTCGATGTAAGCGATGTATTTCCCATCCGGAGAATACTGGGGTTGGAAACAGGGAGCCTCTTTTGAATGGGTGAGTTGTTTCTCTTCCCAGCTCGTGGCATACGTGAATGCGTTGTCCTTGGGATTGGTTAGCGTGGAACAGAAAATATTCCAAATGCCATCTCTCTCGGCGGCATAGACAATGGAACGTCCGTCCGGGCTGAAATCTATTTGCCTCTCCTGGGAGGGCGTGTTCGTTATACAACGGGTGGTTGAATAATCAACAGAGGTAACAAATAGGTCTCCTCGTTGTATGAATGCAATCTCTTTCCCTTTGGGCGAAACTGCAATTTCTTGCGCTCCTGTCGTGAAATTTTTTAATATCTCCCGTGATTCTACTTGATCCGTCAGGATGGAGATATTTATTTTGCGAGCTTTTTCGCCTTCCCGGATGGTGTATATTTCTCCGTCAAAGGAGTAACAAAGCGTTCCATCTACAGCGATAGAGAGCGATCGGACAGGATTTTTTGCGTGGAAGGTGATCTGGATAGTTGTGTCCGGATGTTGTAACGACATTTTCCAAATGTTGAAATCACCGGATTGTTCTGAAAGATAATAAACATCTTGTTCGTCAGGAGAAAATACGGGTTCTCGGTTTTCTCCTTTAAAGGAAGATAGCTTGCGTGTCTTCCGTTCTTTCTTGTTGTAGATCCAGATGTCTCTGGCGATAGATGAGGTGTGATGTTTTCTCCATGCATCTTCGTAACCTTTATAATCATGATAGAGAAACAAATTGTCGGTTTGGTTGACTGAAACGTTGTTCACGGGAAGAGAGATAATACGTTCTATCCGGCCGCCTTTTGCCGGGACACGATATAGTTGTTGCATGTTCGGGAACGGAAATTGTCCGTATTCTTTGTCAAAGCCGTTGGATGCCGTGAAATAGACTGATTCCCCGTCCGGGCTAAAACAACAGGGAATTTCCGAGCCAGATTGAAAAGTAAGTTGGGAAGGGGTTCCCCCAAGTGCGGGCATGATATAAATGTCTTGACTTCCTTCCCGGTCAGATTGAAAAGCGATCTGTTTGCCGTCTGGGGACCATATCGGATGCGAGTCATATCCGGGGTGGGTGGTTAATTGTTTGGCCAGCCCTCCTGAGATGCTGACCGTGTAAATGTCACCTTTGTACGAGAATGCGATGGTCTGACCGTTTGGAGAAATGGCCGGGTAGCGTATCCATAAAGGATGTTGCGATGTTCCGAGAGTAGGGAGCATACAAGATAGCAAAGCTACCAGTAAAAGGAATAATGGTTTTATCATATCGGAAATGTTTTATTCTGAGAATATAATAATTGCATTTGTGTTGTGTTTAGACGTGGCGATGGATAGCTCTCCTGCCCGATAGTACCGGTTGTTGCCTTTGTAGGAACCGTCCGCGTATTTCAGGTTCATTCCCCAAGGATCGTTAACCTCCATCCATACCGTGCCATCCACGATTTTGTAGCCTTTAACGACAAGAAAATGCCCGATAGTTCCGTTATAGAATTTATGGATATGGTATTCTGAGTTTCCATTCTTATCGAATGTCACGTATTGCATATCAAGACAAATAATGATAATATGCCCGTTCTTTAGCTCGTTCGTGATTTGCGTGACGAATTTATCTTCTATTGTCTCCAAGGTTATCATGGAGGTCGTGATGCCGTGGTGGTTCAAATAGGCTTGCACGTCTTGAGGGTACCAGGGAATGGAGCCGTCGATGGTACTTTTCGGGAATTCGTTTCTTGCTTCTTCAACCGAGTAGGGGAAAGAAGGATCGGTCCATAAAGCGGCCATGACCGCACATGTCGGTCCGCAGTTGTCGTTGGAATATGGTCCCGTGTCGTGTTGTTGGAGGTAATAGCCGTTCGAGGAATTACCGTTATTGGAATGCTCCTCCGCTATAAAATAGCCGAGTCCCCAGGGGATAGAATGGTCGTTGTTGGTAATCGTCACCTTCCATTGGGACTGATCGGTTTTGTTGCCGGCTGTTATGGTGTAGGTAACGGTAGATTTGAAGTCCTGTTTACTGTTTCCGCTGATTTGTTCTTGATTATTAACCGTGGCCGTTGCTCCTTCGGAAAGGGTGAAGCGGGGGCAGAGATTGGTACCGCTTTTGAT
The window above is part of the Butyricimonas paravirosa genome. Proteins encoded here:
- a CDS encoding S41 family peptidase, which translates into the protein MIKPLFLLLVALLSCMLPTLGTSQHPLWIRYPAISPNGQTIAFSYKGDIYTVSISGGLAKQLTTHPGYDSHPIWSPDGKQIAFQSDREGSQDIYIMPALGGTPSQLTFQSGSEIPCCFSPDGESVYFTASNGFDKEYGQFPFPNMQQLYRVPAKGGRIERIISLPVNNVSVNQTDNLFLYHDYKGYEDAWRKHHTSSIARDIWIYNKKERKTRKLSSFKGENREPVFSPDEQDVYYLSEQSGDFNIWKMSLQHPDTTIQITFHAKNPVRSLSIAVDGTLCYSFDGEIYTIREGEKARKINISILTDQVESREILKNFTTGAQEIAVSPKGKEIAFIQRGDLFVTSVDYSTTRCITNTPSQERQIDFSPDGRSIVYAAERDGIWNIFCSTLTNPKDNAFTYATSWEEKQLTHSKEAPCFQPQYSPDGKYIAYIENRTTLKVLNLQTNKSITILDGKYNYSYVDGDQYYCWAPDSKHILASFFENGGWNNSDLALLPISETRPPINLTRSAYNDNTPKWVMKGNAIIYRSDYNGYRNHGSWGTNSDLYILFLNSTEWNNWKKTKEEREFYGQDTLKDKNAPFELEHLSDRLLRLTWSASSVGDFYLTPDGKKLYYSARSEEGYDLWVQDLQEQSTRLCLKNGGGQLIPHEASHKLFILSRGRIQVLDLNSGQNRPVTYNADFNWRPGEERHYIFEHIWKQMADKLYDPNMNNTDWQYYHDTYQRFLPHINNNYDFSEMLSEMLGELNVSHTGTRYTRQENNITGKLGAFFDEKFQEDGVKITEILHQGPLDLPQKGVKPGVIIRRINNKPIRKGQDWQHLLNRTVGERTLLTLYDPSTRNEWNVFVKPIASDHALRYNRWIAQRRSIVDSLSNGRIGYVHVEAMNTPSFRRVFSEALGMNRNKEAIIVDTRFNTGGWLHEDLLTLFSGKKYMDISPRGQHVCVEPFNKWSKPSILLVNEGNYSDGHGFPYGYRTLGLGKIIGMPIPGTMTLVWWETQQDPTLVFGIPQMGIKANNGQYLEHQQLEPDTRVENDPNKLLQGIDQQLEQAVRELLKEINQ